One genomic region from Clarias gariepinus isolate MV-2021 ecotype Netherlands chromosome 20, CGAR_prim_01v2, whole genome shotgun sequence encodes:
- the LOC128508555 gene encoding gamma-crystallin M2-like encodes MTMGKVIFYEDRNFMGRSYECTGDCSDMHSYMSRCHSCRVESGCWMVYDRTNFMGNQYFMRRGEYADYMSMWGWGNNCIRSCRMIPMYRGSYRMKVYERENFMGQMMDVMDDCDSFMDRYHWSNSFMSCNVMDGHWLMYEHPHYRGRMWYFRPGEYRNFRDYGGMRFMSMRRIMDSWY; translated from the exons ATGACTATGGGAAAG GTTATCTTCTACGAGGACAGGAACTTCATGGGGCGCTCCTATGAGTGCACCGGTGATTGTTCCGATATGCACTCTTACATGAGCCGCTGCCACTCCTGCAGGGTAGAGAGCGGATGCTGGATGGTCTACGACCGCACCAACTTCATGGGAAACCAGTATTTCATGAGGAGGGGCGAGTACGCTGACTACATGAGCATGTGGGGCTGGGGCAACAACTGCATCAGGTCCTGCCGCATGATCCCCATG TACAGAGGATCGTACAGAATGAAGGTCTATGAGAGGGAGAACTTCATGGGTCAGATGATGGACGTGATGGACGATTGTGATTCCTTCATGGATCGCTACCACTGGTCCAACAGCTTCATGTCCTGCAACGTGATGGACGGCCACTGGCTCATGTATGAGCATCCTCACTACAGAGGCAGGATGTGGTACTTCAGGCCTGGAGAGTACAGGAACTTCAGGGACTACGGTGGCATGAGGTTCATGAGCATGAGGCGCATCATGGACTCCTGGtattaa